From Micromonospora rhizosphaerae, the proteins below share one genomic window:
- a CDS encoding sugar phosphate isomerase/epimerase family protein: MAFDSRISRRRLMAGAGAAAAAAFSPLGPAAVFSPSMASAASGRLIPDGKLGTITFTQRDVPTRVGIAASAAMGVPPTMGYLGGPEFPQNPDDLGPLVPLPGGWLELFEFLAGCGFKQIEFAGYGQNAANPGGAAPNPAPGGVTTAESRAAYLAYARTLRGFLDAYGLQAIGNHGFIPNTWYGPNSPGGTMSSQDYDRLQTELEFAAILGMPYMGTGGDPTSANNRNIEPWTVAGEKWEALNRISLQWGIHMYTHNHSPAYNFLQDGPLVTVTEDRVSGAPIPPTVVRAESGKRLMQHYLDVTDPELVVIEMDIYWAHVAQHQWRWRYDYDGKRVEDIFDPTAQVAKQTMRYALFHAKDGDATGQPDGVGDGYTMIPFGDPRSDIDFTSFFGNIGAKGYHNPNYEQDNAPGGSADPGRSLRFAKISAGNMATLRG; this comes from the coding sequence ATGGCCTTTGACAGCAGGATCAGCCGGCGGCGGCTCATGGCCGGCGCCGGTGCGGCCGCGGCCGCCGCGTTCAGCCCGCTCGGCCCGGCAGCGGTGTTCTCACCCAGCATGGCGAGCGCGGCGAGCGGGCGGCTCATCCCGGACGGCAAGCTGGGCACCATCACCTTCACCCAGCGCGACGTGCCCACCCGGGTCGGCATCGCGGCGAGCGCGGCGATGGGCGTCCCGCCGACGATGGGCTACCTGGGCGGACCGGAGTTCCCCCAGAACCCGGACGACCTCGGCCCGCTGGTGCCGCTGCCCGGCGGCTGGCTGGAGCTGTTCGAGTTCCTGGCCGGTTGCGGTTTCAAGCAGATCGAGTTCGCCGGCTACGGGCAGAATGCCGCGAACCCCGGCGGCGCCGCGCCCAACCCCGCGCCGGGTGGGGTGACCACGGCTGAGTCGCGGGCGGCGTACCTGGCGTACGCGCGCACGCTGCGCGGCTTCCTCGACGCGTACGGCCTGCAGGCGATCGGCAACCACGGGTTCATCCCGAACACCTGGTACGGCCCGAACAGCCCCGGCGGCACCATGTCCAGCCAGGACTACGACCGGCTGCAGACGGAGCTGGAGTTCGCGGCGATCCTCGGCATGCCCTACATGGGCACCGGCGGCGACCCGACGAGCGCCAACAACCGCAACATCGAGCCGTGGACGGTCGCGGGGGAGAAGTGGGAGGCGCTGAACCGGATCAGCCTCCAGTGGGGCATCCACATGTACACCCACAACCACTCGCCGGCGTACAACTTCCTCCAGGACGGCCCGCTGGTGACCGTCACCGAGGACCGCGTCAGCGGCGCGCCGATCCCGCCGACGGTGGTGCGCGCCGAGTCCGGCAAGCGGCTCATGCAGCACTACCTCGACGTCACGGACCCGGAGCTGGTCGTCATCGAGATGGACATCTACTGGGCGCACGTCGCGCAGCACCAGTGGCGGTGGCGCTACGACTACGACGGCAAGCGGGTGGAAGACATCTTCGACCCGACCGCCCAGGTGGCGAAGCAGACGATGCGCTACGCGCTGTTCCACGCCAAGGACGGCGACGCCACCGGGCAGCCGGACGGCGTGGGCGACGGCTACACGATGATCCCCTTCGGCGACCCCCGTAGCGACATCGACTTCACGTCGTTCTTCGGGAACATCGGCGCCAAGGGTTACCACAACCCCAACTACGA